A region of the Fischerella sp. PCC 9605 genome:
AATTTCGCTGCGCCCCAGACGACTGTAGGCAAGCAAATCTTGAATTAAGGTGTCCATCCGGCTAGCGGCTATGACAATGCGGCTAGTGTATTCCTGTCCGATTTCGTCTAGATGAGAGCCGTAGTCTTCTTGTAAGGCTTGGGCTAGTCCTTGCATGGCGCGGAGAGGGGCGCGTAAGTCATGGGAAACGCTGTAGGTAAATGCTTCTAGTTCTCGGTTGACTTCTTCGAGTTGTTGGGTGCGTTCTTGAACTCTCTGTTCGAGGTTCTCATTGAGTTGCTTAATTTCTGCTTCAGCTCGCTTGCGATCGCTAATATCTATAATTAACGCGCAGTACCCCCTCACCTCACCCTTTTGAGTAACATCGGGAACGAGAATACCTCGGATGTAGCGCGTACCTGCTCCTTGATAAGGTACTTCTGCTTCATATTCAAACATTTCGCCTGCCAGCACGCGCTCTACTTTGTCTTTAATTACCAGATAAGCCGCTTCGCCTAAAACTTCTGCTAGATGCTTTCCGTAAATTTCTTCCTGAGACAAGCCAAACCAAACTTTGTAGGTTTTATTCGCAAATCGATAGCGCTGCTGGGTATCTGTATAAGAAATGCAGACAGGTAAAGAGTCTGTTATTAACTGTAATAATTCTTGATGACGGCGACTTTCGTCTTCACTTACCTGTAATTTTAGGGCGATCGCTTTAGTATGTCGCCGAGCTGTATTGAGAGAGGTAACTAGGTAAACAATGAACAGCCCCTCTAGCAAAAAAATGACTAGCTGGAGGTTTGTCCAAGGATTATTACTGAAGAAAGAATAAGTAGGGGCGAGGAAAAAATAGCTGTTGAGTACACCAGACAGTACAACTGCCAAGATGCCAGCACCAATTCCTCCATAACGGCTACTGACGATAATAGCAGCAAAAAACAGTAAAAATGGGGTGTCTTGTTGTCGGTGAAACCAAAAATTGAGCAGCAGTTTTACTAGTAGCGCGATCGCTACAGTTGAAACTGCAATACCGTAACGCCAAAGAATCTGGCGCTGTCTTCTGTGCATGTGTGTTTGCCCAGGCTACCCTGACTTACTTCAGAGTAAAATGCGATCGCGTAAATATCACGCAATTTTTAAGAGATATTGCAATCATAACTTTAATTCAGTTCTGTCTCATCAACTCATACCTTCTTACCCGACATCTTCCATGCAGTACCATCAAAGAACAAGACATATGACCAACTTGCTAAACTCAGGTGGGAATGTGTAACTAATATCACTGATGTACCTGTTGCAGTAATTTTTTCGACAATTCCTATCACCTTGCGGGCTGTTTCAGGGTCTAAATTAGCAGTAATTTCATCTAATAAGAGAAGTTGAGGAGAATGCACTAGTGCCCGTGCAAGGGCAACCCTTTGCCGTTGACCTCCTGATAGTTGATTTGGATAATCATTTGCTTTGTTCTCAATGCCAAGCAGGGCTAACTGTTCCTTCGCAACTTCGTCTGCAAGCCTTTTATTTTTCCCATTACGCAGCCACAGGGGCAGTGACACATTTTCAAGAACAGTCAGATGATGCCAAAGATATAATTGCTGAAATACCATGCCAATTTCTAAGCGATTTCTACCATAACCGCGCTTGATGAAACCAGGCTTAGAAACAATCTCTCCATTAAAAATGATTCGTCCTTGATCAACTTCTTCTACCAATGCCAGACATCGCAAAAGAGTTGTTTTTCCACACCCACTAGGTCCTTGAATCACCATACTTTCACCTTTTGTTAGAGAGAAAGAGACAGTATTCAAAACAGTGGTGTGGTTAAACTTTTTTCCTATGCGCTCCACACGTAGAAATATATTATCCATTGCAATACTATGGGGTTAGCAATATGTAGAAAAAAGACTTATGACCTCTTTCTTATCACTCTACTTTTTTCTTGCCTTACTAAATAGTCAAGCTCTAGCAAAAAATCATATTTTCTCTATTCCGCCTAGTTGTTTAACACGTTGTACTCTTCTTAGAAGAATATTCAGAGGAATTATGGTAACGATAAACATGACTGCTACAGCAGAATAAACTTCTAGTGGTCGGTAAGTCTGGGCAATAATTGAATTTGCAGTGTGCAGAATTTCCGGAACAGCAATAACTGATGCCAATGTGGAAAACTTATAGGTCGTTATATACTGTCCCATAAGGGGTGGCCAGGATTTACGGATAACTTGAGGGATAAGGATATAACGAATTGCTTGAAGACGTGACATTCCTGTGCAATAAGCCACCTCAATTTCACCAGAGGGTACTGAATTTATTCCTCCTCGAATTATCTCGGCTACAAATGCCGAAAGACTTAAACCAAGACCTAAAATCGCACAATTCTGTCCGTCAATAACTAAGCCAGAAACAATCAGCGGTAAACTGTAATACAGCCACACTAGGAGTACAAGAGCTGGTACTGCCAGAAAAAGCTCAATAAAAAGTCTAGCTAACCATGAAATTAAACTTAAAGAAATAACTGATAAAACGCCTAATAGTACACCTAATGTAGTTCCTAGCGTAATACTGCCAATGCTAATCCAGACTGTTGTTATAAAGGCAAAGTAGAGTTGTAATAAATTGTTCCAAACGACAGAAAAATTCCAGTCCATTTGTCACTTAATTAATTAGTATTATTAGTAAATTCCCAAATTTTCTTAGGATGAAGCCAGTTAGCGCCAGCTTTTCGTTCCCAGTTCAGCAGATATCCTTGATAGTCGAATGCATTCAAACTATTATTTAAGAAATTAAGAAGTTCGTCATCTCCTCGACGTACAGCCCATGAAACAGGAGTCAAATTGTATGGAGATTGAGCAAATAAATCTTTCACCTGCGTTGCATGAGCTTTTACAAACTGTGATGTCGCATAAGCATCACCAAGCGCCACATCTGCTCGACCACTTATAACTGCTTGAAATGCAAGTGATTGATCGCCACCAGAATATCTTGTAACTTTCACTTTCTTAAAATTTGCTCTTGCATATTCATCTCCAGCTTCACCTTGAGTAACTGCAACCACAACTCCAGGTTGGTCGATGCTTTCAATACTTGTAAAACGATTATCATTAGTACGCACTATTGCGCTATTGCCTGCAAAAAAAAGAGGTCTAGTAAAATAGACCGACAATGCTCTGGGAACAGTCACAAAAGTAGGTACTATTGAAACATCAAAGCGACGAGAGTTTAATCCTGCTGCAAAGCCTGCCCAATCCGTCTCAATAAATTCAAGTTTCCAATTATTCAATCGAGCAATTTCTTTGATTGCTTCAACATGATGCCCACCTAACTCACCAGAAGAACTTTTGGTAATTGTTGGTGGAAAGACAAGATACCCAACTTTTAACTTGCTAGTAGTGGATATCTGCTGCAAGGTAAACTTACCAACTGCTTGTGGAGAGTTAATAGTACACGAGGCGAGAGAAAGCAAAATAATAGTGATGAATGCAATGCCAAATGTAAGTAACCTAAGCCTATTCTTACTGTTACTCATGTTTGACTTGCTCCAGAAAAACTATGAGATAAATTCTGATCTTCCAAAACAAACCTATGATGCTCATCTAAGGCCCAGAATTGATCCGAAGTTGCATCTAGAGAATTTAGCAAACCAGTCCACATCATTCTCTGTGTTTGAAAGACAAAATTTATGGCATGATTAATAATTTCCTCTCCTGCTTCCTGTTTGCTTAACCAGGAAATTACGTCTTCAAACATCTCAAAATGTTCTGCATCTGAGTGAACTTTAAAGAAGCGAAGACCACGCTTTGCTACACCAGCTTTTTGAACAACACGTAGCAAAAGTGCATAATCAGGCTTATCGAATATCTCGTAAACTGCAATTGCTGCAAGGGCTTCTAGAACAGGAGCATCTCTACAAAACTTCTCCCATGAAGCATTGAATTGATACGCAAATAGTGGTTCTCGTAAAAATTCTTCTGAGTTAATTCCAGCGCAAACTAAAAAATCTCTATATAATTGGTTATGACTTATCCCTTTTCTTCCACCTAACTCCTCGATTAAGTTTTTTGCTAGTCCTCCCCACAAAAACTCATTTAAACCACATCGCTCACCTAATATAAAATTAAGGCGACAAAAGTTAGCTCGGACAAAGTAGAAAGCTTCAGCAAATCTTTTCAAACCTTCTGCACTTGTCATCGTATTACAGAGATGAGATTCTACAGCTAATTCGCTTAAGATATATTCTTCTTTAGCGATTACTGATTCTACTAAATCCGATAATGACTTTGTTTTTATCACTTTTTTTACTCACATGTTTCTAAAGATTGTGTCAAACAGGTAAAAGGCAATAATTTGATGCAAATTTGCCTTCTTCTAGAGCGATCAAAGAGGAGAAACTTTAAAAACCTTATACAATTTTAAATTTCGCCTCTACAAAAATAAAAAAATAAGGATATAGCAATCCTTTGCAAATGTTTTGTGAACTTAGTCAAGGAAAAAGCATAGCAGATTCTGTTATCAGAGATAACAGTAAAGTAAAAATTTTATATTTTACATTTTCGGAAGTATTTTGATGGCAGAATTAACTGCTACAGTAAGTTTTTCTTCGTCTGGATGAAAAGCGAATGCTGGAGCGAGCTTGATATTTTCTAATCTTTTAATTTTTATGACCTGTAGTTTATTCTCCTTAGAGATGTATTGGCAGGTGACGTTCTCAGACACAAAGATAGGAATAATATTACTCTCTCTATTGGCAGTTGCTAGCAGATAACTGATAGCTTTCTTTCTATCTTCAAATTCCTTATTTTGATATGAGTTACTGAGAATTGCAGCTGCCCAGCTTCCGATCTCACCCTTGACATGAACCAATTCAACACGGCTATTAGGTAAATCTTCAAGGTAAACACAGTTGTTGACTTGTTCAGGCACAATTACAGCAGAAAGGCTGAAAGGTTCTTCACTACATGGCTCAGAAAAACGATAGTCAAAGAAGCGTTCTGGTAGTGCAAGAAAGAAAGGAGCAATGCCATGAACTCTTCGTTCTCTAATCGCTAGAGGCATTTCCTGCCATGTCAAATATTCCCAAATTGTGGTAATTCCGAGTAATCGACCAATTTGTTCTGCATATTCAATAGCTAAACCCGTTGGGCGAGAACCAGGTTTCTCAGGAATCTGTGACCATGTAGTTGGGATATCAGTATATCCTAGTGTCCAAGATTGATTTTTAGCTATTTCATGCCAACTGTAATCAGCTCCTTTACCTTTGACAGCAGCTCTATAGCCTGCTGCATCGAGAAGTTCATTCACTATTCCATCAATTTCATCAGAAGCTGGAAATGGATTGTGAGGTAACTTTTGGCAAGTTTGATCTAGTCGATGTGCTAAAGATACTGCTATCCGATTAACAATGGCTTTTCTCGGCACACTGTCGCCGCGTGCCCATCGATAGAACTGTGCTTCTCCAATCTGGATTTCATTCATCAACTCTTGATTAGTCCATGCCGCTTTCTGTAGGTATTTTTCAACCACTTGAACGAACTCAGATTTGGGTGGAGTGTTTTTAGATTGATTGCGTGTTGAACGTGCCACAAGAGTTGTTCACCTCCTCATTTATAGAATTTCCAGACAATTTACCCATAAGCAAGATTAAGAAAAATTAATAAACGGCGCTACCTAAAACTGACTTTGCTTTTGCTGAAGGATAGGGCACAACTAAGCCGACTGTCAGCTAATCTAGATCATTCTATGCCAGAAGCGTATCCATGTCACTCGAAGTCTAAACAATCTTTAAAAGACAGTCAAATTATACGAACTTAGGAAATCTACGGATTCCATTATCGAAGAGATGGGTGTGAACCCTTTCAGATTCATTCTCTACTAATCAAGATGAATAAACGCGATCGCCAGGTTTTAGCATTAAATAGATGTATGCGTAAATTAGGTTGTAACCATTTTTTTATAAGGTTTCTAGGTTCATTCACGCATTAGTCGAATATACATGAAGCATAAATTGACATTTACCACTGGCTTTAAAAGCTTGACACGTCAATCACAATACAGTTAAAATACTCACTAACAAAAAAAATGTAGACTGTCTTAGAAAGACAGCAGCATGATTAAAGGCAAGTCTCTTAGTGGTAGTTCGTGTACAGATATCCGAAACTGATTTTAATTGTTTTGTTTGTCTGAACTCAGTTATCTACTCCAAGTGACAACTAAGAATTTACCAATTTGCTCATAGTAGTGGGGAGTAACTCCAAAAAATAGCAGACCCAGACAAATGTAATTTTGATAACGCATTGGTGGGTTTTGGTATTCTATAAATTCTTAGGCGTAGGAGAATTTTGCCTGAATTATTGAGAATACGAACGGATGATGGAGAGTAAAAATCCGATCCTACTTTTTTGAGTTATTCTCTGTGCTCATTACTCCATTACTATATTGCTCGAACTGCAACTTTGCTTCTTTATAGTCAACCTCCAAAAGATTATTAAGAGAGGGCAGGCTGTATCGTTTATCGCCATTCCACGATCAATGTTTTATACCCGTCAATTAAACGTGGTGTGACTAAGGTAAGTATCTCCGATCGGATAATCTGAATCAGCTAAGGAGTCTCACGTTCGTGATTATAGGAAGCAATACTAAAAATCTCCACCTGAAAGATGATGCGATCGCACTATCCATATTGATCTTATTCTGATTGAGCAATGCCCTCTCTAGACTTCAACTTAACTATTGTGGGTGCAAAACTGTGACAAACAATGAGCATAATCTTCTATTCAGGGTGGTTTCTAAATCACTCAAGTATTTTCTATTGGCATTAGTAGGCTTTGCAATCGCCTACGTGGTTTCAATAATTTTGGGTGGCCAATATATTGTCATCCCAATGCTACCGTTAGTAGGAGATTTGATTTTACGTTTAGGAATTATCCTGTTTTGTTTGATGGCAACAGCAATCATTGTTGAGTCCTTACGTTAGGAACATCAAAAGATTTGGTTGTGTTGCAAAAACTGACGGTATGCAGGTCAAAGTGCTGAAAACAAAGTATTGATTTTGTTGAGAAACACCATTGATAAACCTCAAGCATCCATTCAAATTGCGTCACTTTTTGCCGGAGGTGATTCTCCCAAGCACCAGACGGTACTAGAAATCTTCCCTGAGTTACCGAGACCAGGAAGAAATGTTGGAGTGACTGCATAACAGATCTCTCCCAAACGGATCTTTTGTCCTCGAGGAGTTTTTGCAACACAATCTATCATGAAATCCAACTTGAACAAGCAAAATAGTCAATATCAACCTCAAGCCTTCTTGTTAAGCCTAGCCGAATTTCTTGAGAGAACTATTTGTGGTACGGGATTTGGTCGTTCAAGCCTTGTTATCGAGGTTGTGAAGAATAATGCTACCACGAAAAAGTACGCAATAATTCACGAGGGAGTTCCTAGTCAACGTTACGTTCTCACTCAAGAGCAAATGCAAAATTTGATTGAATTTTTAAAATCTGGAGGAAATCAAAACAGTACTAACTAGTAGTTTGTCAAATTTGAATTGATGGATCGCAAAGTTCGTAGTCAGGACTTTAGTCCTGAATTTTTAAGCACGCTTAGTGCTTACTAGAAACCCTCAAAACTAGCTTGACAGAGTACTAGAGTTACTAATTTGTTATTAGCACTACACAGTTAAAAAAACTGGAGTTATAAGGCCAAAGCATAACTGAATACTAGCTCAGCATGTACCTCTAGCTAGGATAGTTGCGATTTCTACAAAGGCTAGTGTAAGTGGATATTCTACTTCACTAGCTTTTTTATTTTTCCAGATATTGCTTAGTTTCAACATAAACCTGAATTACAGGAGGCAAATATCATGAATCAATTTAAAGCACTCTCTGCCACTGTGAAAAAATTCCACTCACCTAATAATGCTTTATCTCACAAAACATCGTCCTCAACTATCAAATCTCTATGGCAATCCCCCATATTATTGACATCTGGCTTTGTCGGTCTTGCTATTGGTAGTATGATGGTTGCTACTTCCGTCACTCTTCAAAACGTCACTCACATTCGTGGTAACGATTTCTCTGCTTCCGTTCAAGCATTTACTCTACAGCAAAAGCAACATTGCCAAATCAGCAATCAATTGCAGAAGCCAGGAACTTCACTGATTTTGGAGCTAGACA
Encoded here:
- a CDS encoding amino acid ABC transporter permease, with protein sequence MDWNFSVVWNNLLQLYFAFITTVWISIGSITLGTTLGVLLGVLSVISLSLISWLARLFIELFLAVPALVLLVWLYYSLPLIVSGLVIDGQNCAILGLGLSLSAFVAEIIRGGINSVPSGEIEVAYCTGMSRLQAIRYILIPQVIRKSWPPLMGQYITTYKFSTLASVIAVPEILHTANSIIAQTYRPLEVYSAVAVMFIVTIIPLNILLRRVQRVKQLGGIEKI
- a CDS encoding ATP-binding cassette domain-containing protein; the protein is MDNIFLRVERIGKKFNHTTVLNTVSFSLTKGESMVIQGPSGCGKTTLLRCLALVEEVDQGRIIFNGEIVSKPGFIKRGYGRNRLEIGMVFQQLYLWHHLTVLENVSLPLWLRNGKNKRLADEVAKEQLALLGIENKANDYPNQLSGGQRQRVALARALVHSPQLLLLDEITANLDPETARKVIGIVEKITATGTSVILVTHSHLSLASWSYVLFFDGTAWKMSGKKV
- a CDS encoding substrate-binding periplasmic protein, whose product is MSNSKNRLRLLTFGIAFITIILLSLASCTINSPQAVGKFTLQQISTTSKLKVGYLVFPPTITKSSSGELGGHHVEAIKEIARLNNWKLEFIETDWAGFAAGLNSRRFDVSIVPTFVTVPRALSVYFTRPLFFAGNSAIVRTNDNRFTSIESIDQPGVVVAVTQGEAGDEYARANFKKVKVTRYSGGDQSLAFQAVISGRADVALGDAYATSQFVKAHATQVKDLFAQSPYNLTPVSWAVRRGDDELLNFLNNSLNAFDYQGYLLNWERKAGANWLHPKKIWEFTNNTN
- a CDS encoding iron-containing redox enzyme family protein, giving the protein MIKTKSLSDLVESVIAKEEYILSELAVESHLCNTMTSAEGLKRFAEAFYFVRANFCRLNFILGERCGLNEFLWGGLAKNLIEELGGRKGISHNQLYRDFLVCAGINSEEFLREPLFAYQFNASWEKFCRDAPVLEALAAIAVYEIFDKPDYALLLRVVQKAGVAKRGLRFFKVHSDAEHFEMFEDVISWLSKQEAGEEIINHAINFVFQTQRMMWTGLLNSLDATSDQFWALDEHHRFVLEDQNLSHSFSGASQT
- a CDS encoding transporter substrate-binding domain-containing protein: MARSTRNQSKNTPPKSEFVQVVEKYLQKAAWTNQELMNEIQIGEAQFYRWARGDSVPRKAIVNRIAVSLAHRLDQTCQKLPHNPFPASDEIDGIVNELLDAAGYRAAVKGKGADYSWHEIAKNQSWTLGYTDIPTTWSQIPEKPGSRPTGLAIEYAEQIGRLLGITTIWEYLTWQEMPLAIRERRVHGIAPFFLALPERFFDYRFSEPCSEEPFSLSAVIVPEQVNNCVYLEDLPNSRVELVHVKGEIGSWAAAILSNSYQNKEFEDRKKAISYLLATANRESNIIPIFVSENVTCQYISKENKLQVIKIKRLENIKLAPAFAFHPDEEKLTVAVNSAIKILPKM
- a CDS encoding sensor histidine kinase, whose amino-acid sequence is MHRRQRQILWRYGIAVSTVAIALLVKLLLNFWFHRQQDTPFLLFFAAIIVSSRYGGIGAGILAVVLSGVLNSYFFLAPTYSFFSNNPWTNLQLVIFLLEGLFIVYLVTSLNTARRHTKAIALKLQVSEDESRRHQELLQLITDSLPVCISYTDTQQRYRFANKTYKVWFGLSQEEIYGKHLAEVLGEAAYLVIKDKVERVLAGEMFEYEAEVPYQGAGTRYIRGILVPDVTQKGEVRGYCALIIDISDRKRAEAEIKQLNENLEQRVQERTQQLEEVNRELEAFTYSVSHDLRAPLRAMQGLAQALQEDYGSHLDEIGQEYTSRIVIAASRMDTLIQDLLAYSRLGRSEIWLQRLSLDAIVTDVLNQLHSELQATQAQVTIEQPLPIVKAHRNILTQVLINLVTNAIKFVAADVQPKVLIWAEEVEEGKRSQCGGLFPRHKAPGVGREGEWESGGEKNSSFPPSPHPPIPPSKFIRLWVEDNGIGIAQQHQERIFKTFERLHGIESYPGTGIGLAIVKRGVERMGGRVGVESQLGQGSRFWIDLLPADKC